Proteins from a genomic interval of Centroberyx gerrardi isolate f3 chromosome 23, fCenGer3.hap1.cur.20231027, whole genome shotgun sequence:
- the tox4b gene encoding TOX high mobility group box family member 4b isoform X2, with product MEFPGGSDSYLTISGSSHPFLSSSETFHTPSLGDEEFEIPPISLDPDSALTVSDVVSHFGDPSDSVVVPGNAVVGGDDPSFASTFVNPPSQGLEHLGLGVINQPGGGALLGSSLGMDLGHPIGSQFRSSSPMTIDVPLSDMGHGLLGTNQLTTIDQSELSAQLGLGLGGGNILQRSQSPDHPLSATASPTSSLQDDDMDDFRRSVLVESPVSLAVSPGVISLDPSLSDSPLPAPSSAASLAMRRKGRAGGAKKEKRKKDPNEPQKPVSAYALFFRDTQAAIKGQNPNATFGEVSKIVASMWDSLGEEQKQVYKRKNEAAKKEYLKALAAYRASQISQAPIEVLDTAPSPPPPVPAPTASAPSASAPATRSTRAQQYNPEENTITNICTSNIILDLPQVSTRSRTGASKPQPPPPATAAAPNPPTVTKIIIKQTPSPSGGVTVTASAAGSSSARQPPPLQQMHSTPPPPRLQQMVHAQAPPPLQAKPRGGGANAATAPPPLQIKIVPSSLQSDSGTPIIVTSAGETPASLSSASALTVEVGQTAGVTGAEEVAEVEEGMEVEVNVAPGPTVTPTASPNICVRAGCTNPAVESKDWDKEYCSNECVATHCRDVFMAWCAIRGQNSTTVT from the exons ATGGAG TTCCCTGGAGGCAGTGACAGCTACCTGACCATTTCTGGGTCCAGccatccatttctctcctcttcagaG ACGTTCCACACCCCCAGCCTCGGCGATGAGGAGTTCGAGATCCCCCCCATCTCGCTGGACCCGGACTCGGCCCTCACCGTGTCGGACGTGGTGTCGCACTTCGGGGACCCCTCCGACAGCGTGGTGGTGCCCGGGAACGCCGTGGTCGGAGGGGACGACCCCTCCTTCGCCTCCACGTTCGTCAACCCCCCCTCCCAGGGACTGGAGCACCTGGGTCTGGGAGTCATCAACCAGCCAGGAGGGGGCGCTCTGTTGGGCTCTTCACTCGGCATG GATCTCGGCCATCCGATTGGCTCTCAGTTCCGCAGCTCGTCCCCGATGACCATCGACGTCCCGCTGAGTGACATGGGCCACGGGCTACTGGGGACCAACCAGCTGACCActatcgaccaatcagagctcagcGCCCAGCTGGGGCTCGGCCTGGGCGGCGGGAACATATTACAACGCTCCCAGTCGCCGGACCACCCTCTGTCCGCCACGGCGTCGCCCACCAGCTCTCTGCAGGACGACGACATGGACGACTTCAGGCGG AGCGTCCTGGTGGAATCGCCAGTCTCTCTCGCCGTCTCCCCCGGAGTCATCTCCCTCGATCCCTCTCTGTCCGactcccccctccccgccccctcctccgccgcctcccTAGCCATGAGACGGAAAGGAAGAGCGGGAGGAgcgaagaaggagaagaggaagaaggacccCAACGAGCCTCAGAAGCCCGTGTCGGCCTACGCCTTGTTCTTCAGGGACACACAGGCGGCTATTAAGGGACAAAATCCCAACGCCACGTTCGGAGAAGTGTCCAAGATAGTGGCCTCCATGTGGGACAGCCTGGGGGAGGAGCAGAAACAG GTTTACAAGAGGAAGAATGAAGCGGCGAAGAAGGAGTACTTGAAAGCGCTGGCAGCCTACAGAGCCAGCCAGATTTCTCAG gcCCCCATTGAAGTACTGGATACGGCCCCGTCGCCCCCCCCTCCAGTCCCGGCTCCCACCGCCTCCGCCCCCTCGGCCTCGGCCCCCGCCACtcgctccacccgggcccagcAGTACAACCCCGAGGAGAACACCATCACCAACATCTGCACCTCCAACATCATCCTCGACCTGCCCCAGGTCTCCACGCGCTCCCGCACCGGCGCCAGCAAGCCCCAACCGCCGCCccccgccaccgccgccgcccccaacccccccaccgtCACCAAGATCATCATCAAGCAGACGCCGTCGCCCTCCGGCGGCGTGACGGTCACGGCGTCGGCGGCGGGCTCCTCCTCGGCGCGCCAGCCTCCGCCGCTGCAGCAGATGCACAGCAccccccctccgccccgccTGCAGCAGATGGTGCACGCCCAGGCCCCCCCGCCTCTGCAGGCCAAACCAAGAGGCGGGGGCGCGAACGCCGCCACGGCCCCGCCCCCCCTGCAGATCAAGATAGTCCCGTCGTCGCTCCAGTCGGACTCGGGCACGCCCATCATCGTGACGTCGGCGGGCGAGACGCCCGCCTCGTTGTCCTCCGCCTCCGCTCTGACGGTGGAGGTGGGACAGACGGCCGGCGTGACGGGAGCGGAGGAGGTGGCCGAGGTGGAGGAAGGG atGGAGGTAGAGGTGAATGTAGCCCCGGGGCCGACTGTGACCCCCACTGCCAGTCCCAACATCTGCGTGCGTGCCGGCTGCACCAACCCCGCCGTGGAGAGCAAAGACTGGGACAAGGAGTACTGTAGCAACGAGTGTGTCGCCACACACTGCAG ggACGTGTTCATGGCCTGGTGTGCCATCCGAGGGCAGAACTCCACCACCGTCACATAG
- the tox4b gene encoding TOX high mobility group box family member 4b isoform X1, which translates to MDLNFYSDLTDGTGQHGDPEFLDPQTFNGFDSVNKFPGGSDSYLTISGSSHPFLSSSETFHTPSLGDEEFEIPPISLDPDSALTVSDVVSHFGDPSDSVVVPGNAVVGGDDPSFASTFVNPPSQGLEHLGLGVINQPGGGALLGSSLGMDLGHPIGSQFRSSSPMTIDVPLSDMGHGLLGTNQLTTIDQSELSAQLGLGLGGGNILQRSQSPDHPLSATASPTSSLQDDDMDDFRRSVLVESPVSLAVSPGVISLDPSLSDSPLPAPSSAASLAMRRKGRAGGAKKEKRKKDPNEPQKPVSAYALFFRDTQAAIKGQNPNATFGEVSKIVASMWDSLGEEQKQVYKRKNEAAKKEYLKALAAYRASQISQAPIEVLDTAPSPPPPVPAPTASAPSASAPATRSTRAQQYNPEENTITNICTSNIILDLPQVSTRSRTGASKPQPPPPATAAAPNPPTVTKIIIKQTPSPSGGVTVTASAAGSSSARQPPPLQQMHSTPPPPRLQQMVHAQAPPPLQAKPRGGGANAATAPPPLQIKIVPSSLQSDSGTPIIVTSAGETPASLSSASALTVEVGQTAGVTGAEEVAEVEEGMEVEVNVAPGPTVTPTASPNICVRAGCTNPAVESKDWDKEYCSNECVATHCRDVFMAWCAIRGQNSTTVT; encoded by the exons ATGGACCTGAATTTTTATTCGGATCTAACGGACGGTACCGGGCAGCATGGCGATCCAGAGTTCTTGGATCCGCAGACTTTCAATGGATTTGACTCTGTCAACAAG TTCCCTGGAGGCAGTGACAGCTACCTGACCATTTCTGGGTCCAGccatccatttctctcctcttcagaG ACGTTCCACACCCCCAGCCTCGGCGATGAGGAGTTCGAGATCCCCCCCATCTCGCTGGACCCGGACTCGGCCCTCACCGTGTCGGACGTGGTGTCGCACTTCGGGGACCCCTCCGACAGCGTGGTGGTGCCCGGGAACGCCGTGGTCGGAGGGGACGACCCCTCCTTCGCCTCCACGTTCGTCAACCCCCCCTCCCAGGGACTGGAGCACCTGGGTCTGGGAGTCATCAACCAGCCAGGAGGGGGCGCTCTGTTGGGCTCTTCACTCGGCATG GATCTCGGCCATCCGATTGGCTCTCAGTTCCGCAGCTCGTCCCCGATGACCATCGACGTCCCGCTGAGTGACATGGGCCACGGGCTACTGGGGACCAACCAGCTGACCActatcgaccaatcagagctcagcGCCCAGCTGGGGCTCGGCCTGGGCGGCGGGAACATATTACAACGCTCCCAGTCGCCGGACCACCCTCTGTCCGCCACGGCGTCGCCCACCAGCTCTCTGCAGGACGACGACATGGACGACTTCAGGCGG AGCGTCCTGGTGGAATCGCCAGTCTCTCTCGCCGTCTCCCCCGGAGTCATCTCCCTCGATCCCTCTCTGTCCGactcccccctccccgccccctcctccgccgcctcccTAGCCATGAGACGGAAAGGAAGAGCGGGAGGAgcgaagaaggagaagaggaagaaggacccCAACGAGCCTCAGAAGCCCGTGTCGGCCTACGCCTTGTTCTTCAGGGACACACAGGCGGCTATTAAGGGACAAAATCCCAACGCCACGTTCGGAGAAGTGTCCAAGATAGTGGCCTCCATGTGGGACAGCCTGGGGGAGGAGCAGAAACAG GTTTACAAGAGGAAGAATGAAGCGGCGAAGAAGGAGTACTTGAAAGCGCTGGCAGCCTACAGAGCCAGCCAGATTTCTCAG gcCCCCATTGAAGTACTGGATACGGCCCCGTCGCCCCCCCCTCCAGTCCCGGCTCCCACCGCCTCCGCCCCCTCGGCCTCGGCCCCCGCCACtcgctccacccgggcccagcAGTACAACCCCGAGGAGAACACCATCACCAACATCTGCACCTCCAACATCATCCTCGACCTGCCCCAGGTCTCCACGCGCTCCCGCACCGGCGCCAGCAAGCCCCAACCGCCGCCccccgccaccgccgccgcccccaacccccccaccgtCACCAAGATCATCATCAAGCAGACGCCGTCGCCCTCCGGCGGCGTGACGGTCACGGCGTCGGCGGCGGGCTCCTCCTCGGCGCGCCAGCCTCCGCCGCTGCAGCAGATGCACAGCAccccccctccgccccgccTGCAGCAGATGGTGCACGCCCAGGCCCCCCCGCCTCTGCAGGCCAAACCAAGAGGCGGGGGCGCGAACGCCGCCACGGCCCCGCCCCCCCTGCAGATCAAGATAGTCCCGTCGTCGCTCCAGTCGGACTCGGGCACGCCCATCATCGTGACGTCGGCGGGCGAGACGCCCGCCTCGTTGTCCTCCGCCTCCGCTCTGACGGTGGAGGTGGGACAGACGGCCGGCGTGACGGGAGCGGAGGAGGTGGCCGAGGTGGAGGAAGGG atGGAGGTAGAGGTGAATGTAGCCCCGGGGCCGACTGTGACCCCCACTGCCAGTCCCAACATCTGCGTGCGTGCCGGCTGCACCAACCCCGCCGTGGAGAGCAAAGACTGGGACAAGGAGTACTGTAGCAACGAGTGTGTCGCCACACACTGCAG ggACGTGTTCATGGCCTGGTGTGCCATCCGAGGGCAGAACTCCACCACCGTCACATAG